TGTTGGAGCCTATATTGGAGAAATCATTCGCAGCGGGATTCTAGCTGTTGATAAAGGACAGTTAGAGGCGGCTTATGCCATTGGTATGGGAACCATTCAAGCTTATACAAGGATTATACTGCCACAAGCTTTTAGTATGGCCATTCCTGCAATTTGTAATACGGTTATTTCAACATTAAAAGGAACATCTTTGGTATTTAATGTGGGAGTGATTGATATGATGCGTAAAGCTGATTTGATGGGAGCCAACAGTCATCGGAGTTTAGAACTGTATATTGATGTTGCCATCATTTATGTTATTTTAGTATTCCTACTCAGTGCATTATCAACATTTTTAGAGAAAAAAATGAGTAATGTATCAATTGGTATGGGAGGAGATTCATTATGAAAAACTTGACTGAAAGAATACCTGCAATCGTAGAAGAAATATATAATGAATTAGTTTTCCTTCGTCATACAATACATGAAAATCCTGAACTGAGTAATGAGGAATACAAAACAGCAGAATTAGTGGAAAAAATGCTTTCCACATGGGAAATACAGTATGTAAGATTGCCAAATAGTACGGCCATCATCGCTGAAATTAAAGGGAATATTGAAGGTAATCATGCCATTGGTATAAGAGCAGATATGGATGCCTTGCCAATTGATGAGAATACGGATCTGGATTATGCATCAAAAACTCAGGGTGTCATGCATGCATGCGGACATGATATTCACACGGTAAATCTTTTGGGTACAGGGTATGTATTGTCCCAGTTAAAGGATCATTTCTCGGGTACTGTTAAATTAGTATTTCAACCTGCTGAAGAAATCGGTGGTGGTGCTCAGGAAATACTAGATTTTGGTGTTTTGGAAAATCCGAAAGTAACAGCCTTTTTAGCAGCTCATGTGTCTGAGGATGTTAAAGTCGGACAAATTCAAGTGAAAGCGGAAGAAGTGATGTTGGCTGCCAGTCAATTTACCATTACGCTAACCGGTCGTGGTGGTCATGCTTCTGCACCCCATCAAACAGACGATATTATTTTGGCAGCCGCAAAATTAATTATGGAGCTGCAATCCATTCCAAGTAGAAAAATAAATCATATTGAACCAGCAGTGATTACTGTTGGTAGTATTCATGGTGGTACACGTGGCAATATCATACCAAAAGAAGTAGTTTTAATAGGGACAATTAGAACTCAAAATAATAAATTACATCCAGAAATTCATGAACATATAAATAATATTCTCACGGCACAAGAATGTATTACCGGCGTGAAGGGAATCGCATCATTTAGAATAGGATCAGGAGCTGTTTATAATGATCCAGAATTGACAAAAGAGTTTGTTGCTGCAACCGCAAATTTAATCGGCCTAGATAATGTTTTAATTGCTAAATTTCCTAATAATGGTTCAGAAAACTTTTATCGTTTTTCTAAAGAAGTACCATCCGTGTTTTTTCGTATTGGTGTTAGTGATAATCCACTAGAAAGTGTAGAACCAGCCCATAGCCCAAAATTCAAAGCTGCTGATGAAGTATTGAAAAATGGAGTAAGGGTTATGGCGGCTGCGGCTATTGCATTTTTGCAAAAAGGCAGGGCGTCTGTATGAACGATATATTAGAGTTTTCTTTTATGTTTGATACTTTTCTTGAAATGCTAAAATTTGTACCGATTACTTTGTTTTTGGCAGTCATTAGCATGCTTTTGGCAAGCTTAATTGGTCTGGCCAGCGCAGTCGTACAATTTAGAAATATACCGATTTTGAAACAAATTTCTAATGTCTATTTGCTGATTGGCAGAGCAATACCCACAATGGTGATGCTGTATCTAGTGTATTTTGGTTTACCCCTACTACTGATGGCATTTACTGAGAAAACAGGTATCGATACTGGCTATCAACATATACCGCCAATGGTATTTGCAATTATTGGGCTTACTGTACACACGGGAGCGTATTTATCAGAAATCTTTAGATCCGCATTACTCTCTGTCGATAAAGGGCAAATGGAAGCAGCGTTATCAATTGGAATGACTTGGTTTCAAGGGTTTTATCGAATCCTATTTAGACAGGCGGCAGTATTTGCTATGCCGCTCCTCGCAAATCAATTTCTGGGCTTGATTAAAAGCACATCCGTTGTCTTTACCATAACAGTAGTCGAACTTTTAGGTGGAGCGAAAATTGCTTGTGCCGAAAATTATCGCTATTTAGAAACTTACTTAGTTGTGGCTATGATTTATTGGATTATAAGTATTGGATTTGAAAAACTCTCTTTAATGGCAGAACGAAAAATAGGATTCTTCAAGAAAGGAGCCACTATATGATTGAATTTAGAAATATCCATAAAGCATTTGGTGACAATGAAGTATTAAAAGGTATTAATTGCACGATACCCACTGGCTCTGTAACGGTTATTATAGGATCAAGTGGCTCTGGTAAAACAACACTACTACGTTCGGTAAACTTTCTTGAGAAAGCGGATCGTGGAGAAATCATTTTAGACGATCTCCATATTGATGTCGAAAAGGCATCAAAAGGCGATATTCATAAGATGCGTCAACGTACGGCTATGGTTTTTCAAATGTATAATTTGTTTAAAAATAAAACTGCTTTAGAGAACATTATGGAAGGTTTGACTGTTGTAAAAAAAATGCCGAAAACTGAGGCGAAAGAAAAAGCCTTATATTTTTTAGAAAAGGTTGGACTGCTCAATAAAGCTAATTCTTATCCCTCTGAATTATCAGGTGGTCAGCAGCAACGGATTGGTATAGCACGTGCACTCGCCCTTAATCCTGATGTGATCCTATTTGATGAACCAACTTCAGCACTTGATCCAGAATTAGTAGGTGAAGTCCTGGAAGTAATGAAAAAAGTAACTCAAGAAGTCAATTGTATCTTAGTGGTAGTTACACACGAAATTAACTTTGCTCGTGAGGTTGCCGATCATATCATTTTCATGGATAATGGCGTCATCGTAGAGCAAGGACTACCACTAGAAATACTAAGTAATCCGAAAGAAGATCGTACGAAACAATTTTTATCACGTTACATTGCATTTACTGAATATAATATCTGAAGTATAAATTTAGTTGCTTGAAATTTCTTGTCAATTGATGTTCTGCGATTGTATTTGAACAGGCGTAATTCTAATAAAAGAAATACGTGCTGGCAGAAAACATTACAGGTATTATAACGGCAAAAATAAGATTGACAGGAACCGATTTGAAGTTTATAATCTAAAACATAAATCAAATTACTAACTAAAATAATATTGGTAACTTGTTGACTGGAAAAACCAGAGGCAGATTTTTTTCACATTGAAAAAAATCTGCCCTTTTATTTTAAACTATAAGGGGAGATAAAAATGAAAATTACTAAAGAAATGAGTATTAGCGAAGTTGTTGAAATCCATCCGCAAACAGTGGGGATATTTCGCAACTATGGTATGGGATGTTTTGGTTGCTCTGCTGCCCGTTTTGAAAATATTGAGCAAGGAGCAACGGCTCATGGTATCAATGTTGATGCCTTGATTGTTGATCTTAACAAGGTTGTGTAGATGAATCTTAATTCCCGTTTTTAATATGCTTTTAAAGGGAATGAAGCCATTGTGCCAAAGTAAATTAAATAATATAGCTGGTTGGATGAAAGACCAAAGGCTAGAATGATATTTCTATGGAAATATCACTCTAGTCTTTTTTGTTCTTATAAAGAGTAGGAGGAATAAAAAAATGAGTAAAAAAATTAAACAAATTGCTATTTATGGAAAAGGGGGAATTGGTAAATCCACCACGACCTCTAATATTAGTGCAGCGTTATCAACAATGGGTTATAAAGTGATGCAGTTTGGTTGCGATCCTAAAGCCGATTCCACCAATACTTTGCGGGATGGAACTTATATTCCTACAGTGCTCGATACACTGCGAGAAAAAAACAAGGTAAATGCCCAAGATGTGATTTTTCAAGGTTTCAATGGAGTTTATTGTGTGGAAGCTGGTGGACCGGCTCCAGGAGTTGGTTGTGCTGGTAGGGGGATCATTACTGCGGTCCAATTGTTAAAACAGTTAAACGTATATGAAGAATTAGATTTAGATGTAATCATTTACGATGTTTTAGGAGACGTAGTATGCGGTGGTTTTGCCGTTCCCATACGTGAAGGTATTGCTGAGCATGTTTTTACAGTGTCATCCGCCGATTTTATGGCTGTTTATGCCGCGAACAATTTGTTTAAAGGCATTCAAAAATATTCTAATTCAGGTGGTGCGCTGTTAGGTGGCTTGATTGCGAATTCCATCAATACTCCCTACTCGAAAGATATCATTGATGATTTTGTTGCTAGAACCAAGACGCGCGTTGTGGAATATGTTCCCCGTTCCGTCACTGTAACCCAAGCTGAGCTGCAAGGAAAAACCACGATAGAAGCGTCATCAAATTCGGAGCAAGCGAAAGTGTACCAAAGCCTTGCGAAAAAGGTGATAGAAACTACGGAATCAAAAGTTCCTGCACCATTGCAAATAAGCGAATTGCGAGCGTGGGCTGCCTCGTGGGCGGATCACTTGTTGGCAATAGAAACAGGCGAAGTGCGTGGCAAAGCATCGGGAATTTAATAGAGGAAAAGAGGCTGATCAAGTTAAAGTGAAGGCTGCAGAAAAGTAACTATTTCTGTGAGCCTTCCTTTTTTTACAGAGTGGATACATTGAAGTTATTTAGCAGTTTTATAGCGATTATGATAATCCTAAAAAGCTGTTACAGGAAGGCGAGGTGAAAAATGAGATAGGTACTGTGAGTGAAAATACGCTACGATTCCAACGGATATCTACAGTGTGATAGATAGGAAATGGCTAACGGTATGCAGTGAATCAGTCGGCAATTTTATATTATAGAGAAAGGGAGAAAAAAGAAAATGAAAGATCATGTAAATAGTCTAGTGGATAAAATAATCGATGTTTCAGGAATTGTAATTTTCTTTCTACTATGGGAAATAGCACCACGCCTTGGAATCGTCGACGGTCAATTTATTCCGCCACTGTCCCAAGTACTTTTAGCGGTTGGAAAACTTGCAGCGGATGGTAGTTTGTTCATTCATATTGCCGCAAGCTTACAGAGGAGTTTTATTGGATTCGTGCTGGCAATTGCCGTTGCAGTGCCTGCTGGTTTTATTTTAGGTGGTGTTTTCCCAGCGTTATCAAGACAACTAAGGCCACTACTGCGAGTATTCGGACAAATTAACGCTTTTTCCCTCTTCCCAATCTTTATCCTGTTTTTTGGAATTGGTGAAGTTGCCAAGGTAAGCATTATCTTTTGGTCCACAATTTGGCCAGTACTTTTTACTACCATTGTTGGTGTTCAGAATGTCGATCCTCTTTATATTAAAAGTGCACGGTCAATTGGTGCTGATAAATTTACCATCTTTAGCAAAGTGATTTTACCAGGAGCAGCCCCGGTTATTTTTACAGGGATACGAACGGGCGCATCGCATGCATTTCTAATGCTAATTGCAGCTGAAATGATTGGCGCTAGCGCTGGTCTTGGATGGCTGGTTCAGAACTCAGCGGTAAATAATATTATGCCCCGGTTATTTGCGGCGACGATGACCATTGCTTTATTAGGAATGACAATCAATTATCTGCTTTACTTGCTGGAAGATAATCTATTGGATTGGAAGCAAAGTTCTGAGAGGGGGTGATAAAAATGGAAACAGCATTGCAAAAAGTAGTAGAGAAAAGGTCGGGAAAGCATAGTGAGCAAGATAAAGTAGGAACGCTACTAAAAAAAATAACTGCAATCGTTTATGATAGTCTATCAATTATTATTTTTATTGGAATTTGGGAAATAGCGCCTAGAGTGGGCTGGGTCCCTCAAACCTTTATTTCACCACCGACAATTATCGTAAGTACTCTTTGGGAGCTGCTAGTAAGTGGTATTTTAATAAAACATATTGGAGTCAGTTTAGGGAGGGCTGTTTTTGGTTTTGTGTGTGCAGCTGTGATTGCCATTCCTTTAGGTTTTTTTCTAGGAGGATGGTTTAAACTTTTTGAACGTATTCTCACTCCAGTGCTACGGCTACTTGGGGAAGTAAATCCATTTTCTCTTTTCCCGATCTTTATTCTCTTGTTTGGTATTGGTGAGGTATCTAAGATATCCATGATTTTTTGGGTATGCTTGTGGCCAATTTTGCTAAACACCATCACAGGAATTAAAAATGTCGATGAGTTGTTAATTAAGTCGGCGCGTTCCATGGGGGTAGGAGGAAGAACATTATTTTTCAAAGTTATATTGCCAGCTGCTTCGCCGAACATCTTTCATGGTCTTAAAACCAGTTCAAGTGTAGCGTTTTTTATGCTCATCGCCGCTGAAATGATTGGTGCAAGTAGTGGTCTAGGTTGGTTGATATGGAATGCACAAACTAACTATCAAATTCCAATTTTGTTTGCGGCTACAATTACCATATCTGCCTTAGGATTGTTCATGAATTATCTGTTTGTTATACTCGAACGCAAATTCATAAGCTGGAAAGAAAATCCTGCTGAATATTAAAAAAGGAGAGTGTATATTATGGCTGACAAGAAGATTGTGAAGAAAATTTTATTAGGAATCGTTGCCCTTGTCGTAGTGGGATCAGTAGTCTATGGTGCCCAGCTTGGTAATAAACCCGCTAGCAGTGGTACAAAGGATGATGGGTTATACCCTATAAAAACCTGGTCGAAGACTGATTGCGCTTCCACGCCTTGGATTGTTGCAGATCAGAAGGGATTTTTTGCAGAAGAAGGACTTAAGGTTGTTTATACGGGGGATACGCAGCCTGCTCAACAACTCCCATCTGTTCTTAATGGCAATAATGATGTGGGTAGTGCTCACCCGAATACTCTCACTGTAGCCATTGCTGGAGGAGCAAAAATTAAGGGTGTGGTGAAAAATGGTATTGATCCAACACCAGATCAAAATCCAAGACTACGTCATATGTTTTGGTATGTAAATCCTGCAGTTACACCAGATGTTCATTCCTTTGCCGATTTGAACAAACTATCTGGTCAACTTAAATTTTCTACGATCACGAATAATATATGCGCAGATTTCCTCGGAAATAATATTGCAGATCATCAAGGATTTCCTAGAAATAAAATTGAGTGGGTTTCCATGCCTGATATTCAAGCAATTCAAGCATTAAAGCAAGGCCTTATAACGGTAGCAGGTGTACATCCACCATATTATAAAGGCATGGAAGAGTCGGGTGCTGTCAAAATTGCAGATAGCTTAGATGCTGGTGTTGGCGTAGCAGGTGGTTTAGGATTTTATTTCTTCACCGATGAATTTATAGATAAACATCCTGATACAATCAAAAAATTTGCGCGAGCCATTACCAAAGCTCAAAAATGGGCTAATGATAATCCGGAAGAGTCCCGAAAAATGACGGAAGACTGGATTAAAGTACCAGTTAATGCTGTACATTATTACGCTTCCGATACTAAAATAAATGAATCCGAAATTGAACCATGGATACAAGACTTGGAAAACTCAAATGTAATTCCTAAAGGAAAAATAAAGGCTTCCGACATTATAACCCATGCCTTTGAGTGAATTCCAGATTATTGGCAGATCGATCAAATGATCTATTGGTCAGTGTAGTCAACCACATATAACGCACTGTCAAAAATGGGATATAGGGATTGCTTGTTTACTAAGTAACGCTGCTCAACCCTATATCCCATTTCTGAAGATTGCCTTTAAGGATATCTAGTTCATATATATAAGAAGTTTGAGAGGAAGAGGTGGTCTAATGTCACAATATGTTGAACAAGTTAGACATGTATGCTCTCTAGGAGCATTACAATCGGTGCTAGCAATTGATCGGGCAGTCCCCATACTTCATGCAGGGCCAGGCTGCGGGCAAAAGTTGTGGGGAGCTTTAGGTTTTCAAAATGGATGCCAAGGTTCTGGTTATGTGGGGGGACATTCAGTGCCTTGCACTAATATCGGAGAAAAAGAAGTCATATTTGGTGGTGACGAGCGACTTCGAAATATCGTTAAAAATTCTCTAGAGGTGATCGATGCTGATCTTTTTGTTATTTTGACTGGTTGCACTTCAGATATTGTAGGTGATGATGTTGGCGAAGTGGCTCATCGTTTTCAGGAGCAGGGGAAGGCTGTGGTCTTTGTTGAAACAGGTGGGTTTAAAGGGACCAATTTATTCGGGCATGAATTGGTGCTTGATGCCATCATCGATCAGTATTTACAGCCTGGTGAAACAGTGGAACCAGGTCTTGTGAATATTTGGTCAGTTGTACCCTTTCATGATCCCTTTTGGGTAGGTAATCTTAAAGAATTAGGATCTCTGATTGCTGAGCTAGGACTCAAACCTAATGTTATTTTTGGACCAGGTCATGGTCTTGATGCTCTGGCGAAAGTTCCTAAGGCCCAGTTTAATCTATTAATCTCTCCTTGGGTCGGTCTAAAAAATGTTAAGCATTTAGAAGGAAAATTTGGAACACCTTATTTACATTATCCCGTTTTACCCATTGGACCTACGGAGACCAATAAATTTCTTCGAAATGTGGGTAAATATGCAGGTGTCGATGAAGAAAAAATTGAGAAGGTCATTAGTAAGTATGAAGCTGACTAT
This region of Pelosinus sp. IPA-1 genomic DNA includes:
- a CDS encoding amino acid ABC transporter permease is translated as MGGYFDVGYLIKSFPIILSYVHTTILITFVATMIGIILGSVVALIRINKIVVLDKIAAVYISFIRGTPFLVQLFLVYFGLPELLQKLGYQGIREIPALFYVFIVFSLHVGAYIGEIIRSGILAVDKGQLEAAYAIGMGTIQAYTRIILPQAFSMAIPAICNTVISTLKGTSLVFNVGVIDMMRKADLMGANSHRSLELYIDVAIIYVILVFLLSALSTFLEKKMSNVSIGMGGDSL
- a CDS encoding amino acid ABC transporter ATP-binding protein, coding for MIEFRNIHKAFGDNEVLKGINCTIPTGSVTVIIGSSGSGKTTLLRSVNFLEKADRGEIILDDLHIDVEKASKGDIHKMRQRTAMVFQMYNLFKNKTALENIMEGLTVVKKMPKTEAKEKALYFLEKVGLLNKANSYPSELSGGQQQRIGIARALALNPDVILFDEPTSALDPELVGEVLEVMKKVTQEVNCILVVVTHEINFAREVADHIIFMDNGVIVEQGLPLEILSNPKEDRTKQFLSRYIAFTEYNI
- a CDS encoding nitrogenase component 1 translates to MSQYVEQVRHVCSLGALQSVLAIDRAVPILHAGPGCGQKLWGALGFQNGCQGSGYVGGHSVPCTNIGEKEVIFGGDERLRNIVKNSLEVIDADLFVILTGCTSDIVGDDVGEVAHRFQEQGKAVVFVETGGFKGTNLFGHELVLDAIIDQYLQPGETVEPGLVNIWSVVPFHDPFWVGNLKELGSLIAELGLKPNVIFGPGHGLDALAKVPKAQFNLLISPWVGLKNVKHLEGKFGTPYLHYPVLPIGPTETNKFLRNVGKYAGVDEEKIEKVISKYEADYYYYIERSADVLLETRLLPRRFITIADSFYSLGISKFLINDLGLLPETQYITDGVTEVYQADIEAEFKNFADGITANIVFDNDGGAVHEDIRKIKLRGRPLLIGSAWEKVLAEEINGYQLSVSMPVSDRLVLNRSYVGYDGALRLVEDIYSIVLEDFQ
- a CDS encoding ABC transporter substrate-binding protein, with translation MADKKIVKKILLGIVALVVVGSVVYGAQLGNKPASSGTKDDGLYPIKTWSKTDCASTPWIVADQKGFFAEEGLKVVYTGDTQPAQQLPSVLNGNNDVGSAHPNTLTVAIAGGAKIKGVVKNGIDPTPDQNPRLRHMFWYVNPAVTPDVHSFADLNKLSGQLKFSTITNNICADFLGNNIADHQGFPRNKIEWVSMPDIQAIQALKQGLITVAGVHPPYYKGMEESGAVKIADSLDAGVGVAGGLGFYFFTDEFIDKHPDTIKKFARAITKAQKWANDNPEESRKMTEDWIKVPVNAVHYYASDTKINESEIEPWIQDLENSNVIPKGKIKASDIITHAFE
- a CDS encoding DUF1858 domain-containing protein, whose translation is MKITKEMSISEVVEIHPQTVGIFRNYGMGCFGCSAARFENIEQGATAHGINVDALIVDLNKVV
- a CDS encoding ABC transporter permease translates to METALQKVVEKRSGKHSEQDKVGTLLKKITAIVYDSLSIIIFIGIWEIAPRVGWVPQTFISPPTIIVSTLWELLVSGILIKHIGVSLGRAVFGFVCAAVIAIPLGFFLGGWFKLFERILTPVLRLLGEVNPFSLFPIFILLFGIGEVSKISMIFWVCLWPILLNTITGIKNVDELLIKSARSMGVGGRTLFFKVILPAASPNIFHGLKTSSSVAFFMLIAAEMIGASSGLGWLIWNAQTNYQIPILFAATITISALGLFMNYLFVILERKFISWKENPAEY
- a CDS encoding ABC transporter permease, whose product is MKDHVNSLVDKIIDVSGIVIFFLLWEIAPRLGIVDGQFIPPLSQVLLAVGKLAADGSLFIHIAASLQRSFIGFVLAIAVAVPAGFILGGVFPALSRQLRPLLRVFGQINAFSLFPIFILFFGIGEVAKVSIIFWSTIWPVLFTTIVGVQNVDPLYIKSARSIGADKFTIFSKVILPGAAPVIFTGIRTGASHAFLMLIAAEMIGASAGLGWLVQNSAVNNIMPRLFAATMTIALLGMTINYLLYLLEDNLLDWKQSSERG
- a CDS encoding M20 family metallopeptidase — its product is MKNLTERIPAIVEEIYNELVFLRHTIHENPELSNEEYKTAELVEKMLSTWEIQYVRLPNSTAIIAEIKGNIEGNHAIGIRADMDALPIDENTDLDYASKTQGVMHACGHDIHTVNLLGTGYVLSQLKDHFSGTVKLVFQPAEEIGGGAQEILDFGVLENPKVTAFLAAHVSEDVKVGQIQVKAEEVMLAASQFTITLTGRGGHASAPHQTDDIILAAAKLIMELQSIPSRKINHIEPAVITVGSIHGGTRGNIIPKEVVLIGTIRTQNNKLHPEIHEHINNILTAQECITGVKGIASFRIGSGAVYNDPELTKEFVAATANLIGLDNVLIAKFPNNGSENFYRFSKEVPSVFFRIGVSDNPLESVEPAHSPKFKAADEVLKNGVRVMAAAAIAFLQKGRASV
- the nifH gene encoding nitrogenase iron protein yields the protein MSKKIKQIAIYGKGGIGKSTTTSNISAALSTMGYKVMQFGCDPKADSTNTLRDGTYIPTVLDTLREKNKVNAQDVIFQGFNGVYCVEAGGPAPGVGCAGRGIITAVQLLKQLNVYEELDLDVIIYDVLGDVVCGGFAVPIREGIAEHVFTVSSADFMAVYAANNLFKGIQKYSNSGGALLGGLIANSINTPYSKDIIDDFVARTKTRVVEYVPRSVTVTQAELQGKTTIEASSNSEQAKVYQSLAKKVIETTESKVPAPLQISELRAWAASWADHLLAIETGEVRGKASGI
- a CDS encoding amino acid ABC transporter permease, producing MNDILEFSFMFDTFLEMLKFVPITLFLAVISMLLASLIGLASAVVQFRNIPILKQISNVYLLIGRAIPTMVMLYLVYFGLPLLLMAFTEKTGIDTGYQHIPPMVFAIIGLTVHTGAYLSEIFRSALLSVDKGQMEAALSIGMTWFQGFYRILFRQAAVFAMPLLANQFLGLIKSTSVVFTITVVELLGGAKIACAENYRYLETYLVVAMIYWIISIGFEKLSLMAERKIGFFKKGATI